A genomic segment from Desulfurispirillum indicum S5 encodes:
- a CDS encoding potassium channel family protein: protein MKKRTKPQIAVIGLGAFGMALVKTLGREGANVIAVDTNMDHLDEVKHLTRDTICFDATDVRQLRNHGITEVDKAVIAIGKTFEPVVIIAMELLKSGVREVYARAATETQEEILKRIGVTEVIHPERQVGERMGISLNRNGMRDLLELGDGFSILEIEVPNSMLNYSIVELKLRERYGINVLTIRRPSQGEGETESILKTLGIPEPTTKFLSGDRIVVFGKKSDCDKLLELH, encoded by the coding sequence AAATAGCCGTCATTGGCCTGGGAGCCTTCGGGATGGCGCTGGTCAAAACCCTCGGGCGCGAAGGTGCCAATGTCATTGCCGTTGACACCAACATGGATCATCTGGATGAGGTAAAGCATCTCACCAGGGATACCATCTGCTTCGATGCCACAGATGTTCGCCAGTTGCGCAACCATGGCATTACAGAAGTTGATAAGGCCGTTATAGCAATTGGCAAAACATTTGAGCCCGTCGTTATTATCGCCATGGAACTTCTGAAATCCGGCGTCCGGGAGGTATACGCAAGGGCAGCCACCGAAACTCAGGAGGAAATCCTCAAACGCATAGGCGTCACAGAAGTTATTCACCCCGAACGGCAGGTGGGAGAGCGCATGGGAATATCCCTGAATCGCAATGGCATGCGCGATCTGCTGGAACTTGGTGATGGCTTTTCCATCCTTGAAATTGAAGTTCCGAACAGCATGCTGAATTACAGCATCGTGGAACTGAAGTTGCGCGAGCGCTATGGAATCAACGTCCTTACCATTCGTCGGCCAAGTCAGGGAGAAGGAGAAACCGAGAGCATACTGAAGACTCTTGGCATTCCTGAACCAACGACAAAGTTTCTCAGTGGCGACCGAATTGTCGTCTTCGGAAAAAAAAGCGACTGCGACAAGTTGCTGGAACTGCATTAG